CATGGTTAGAACGTTTCCTACACGACTACGAGGGTACCGTAGTCGCGATTACTCACGATAGATACTTCCTAGATAACGTTGCTGGCTGGATATTAGAACTTGACCGTGGTGAAGGTATTCCATGGGAAGGCAATTATTCATCATGGCTAGAACAAAAAGAAAACCGCTTGCAACAGGAAGAGCGTGCTGAAACAGCCCGCATGAAGAGCATGAAACAAGAGCTTGAATGGGTACGTTCAAACCCGAAAGGCCGTCATGCAAAAAGCAAAGCCCGTATGGCGCGCTTTGAAGAGCTATCGACTAGCGATTATCAAAAGCGCAATGAAACAAATGAGCTTTTCATTCCACCAGGCGAGCGCCTAGGTGACAAAGTTATCGAAGTCACTAACCTTAAGAAGTCTTATGGCGATCGCGTGCTTATTGACGACCTTTCATTCAAAGTACCTAAAGGTGCGATTGTCGGTATTGTCGGTCCTAACGGCGCAGGTAAGTCAACACTGTTTAGAATGCTAACCGGTGCTGAGCAACCAGACTCGGGTAACATCGATTTAGGTGAAACGGTGCACATTGCTGCGGTAGAACAGTTCCGCGACCACATGAACGAAAACAACACCGTTTGGAAAGAGATTTCTGACGACCAAGACATTATCCGAATCGGCAACTTTGAAATAAACAGCCGTGCATATTGTAGCCGTTTTAACTTTAAAGGTACTGACCAACAGAAGTTCATTAAAGACCTATCCGGTGGTGAGCGAAACCGTGTACACCTTGCCAAGCTATTGAAAGCGGGCGGCAACGTATTGCTTCTGGATGAGCCAACTAACGACTTGGACGTTGAAACACTACGAGCACTTGAAAATGCACTATTGGAATTCCCAGGCTGCGCAATGGTTATCTCGCACGACCGCTGGTTCCTTGACCGTGTGGCAACACACATTATGGATTACCGTGACGAAGGTAATATTAATTTCTTTGAAGGCAACTACTCAGATTATGAGAGTTGGTTGAAGCAAGAGTTTGGACAAGATGTAGTTGAGCCACATCGTCTTAAATATAAGCGAATGGCCAAATAACGCGATAGTTGAACGCTGTCCACATGTGTTGCCAAAAGCCCTCATTATCGAGGGCTTTTTTATTGCCATGCGCCCTGAATTGTCCAATACTGAGCATAAGAAAAGGCAGAAGGTAGTGTGGCATGACAGATAAGCGCCAGTTTCAGCGAGTATCATTAGACGTAAATGGGATACTGTCTCATAGTAATACCGATATAGAGGTAATGGTCAGTGACGTATCACTACAAGGAATAAAGCTTCAAGCTATGGAATCAGCGCTTGCTCATCTGCCTTTTGACAGTCATGAACCTTACATTGCGAAGTTTCAAGCTAACGATGACAGCCCACTTATTACCTTGTATATCTCCCAGCTCTATCGACATTCAGATAGCCGCAAAGATATGGTTTCACTGGGTTGCAAGGTTGAACGAATGGACGTAGACAGTGTAAGTGCGCTTCGCAGATTAATAGCACTAAATAGCGCAGATATGGATATTGAGGAAAAAGACTTAAATGCACTGGTTAATGCGGTTTACCAAACACCTCGATAAACCACATCATAGTGTTACAAGTTAACGCTCTACTCGAGAGCGTCAAGTGCTTCTGATAGACGCGAAACAGGTACAATTTTCATTCCATTGATAGGCTGTTTTGGCGCATTGGCTTTGGGTACGATTGCTCGCTTAAAACCGTGTTTAGCAGCTTCAATTATACGCTCGGTTCCATTTGGTACAGGCCGTATTTCACCTGCCAAACCAACCTCTCCAAATACAATCAAATCACGGGGCAACGCGCGATTTCGAAAACTTGAAATCATGGCTAGCAACAACGCTAAGTCTGCACTTGTCTCGGAAACTCTTACGCCCCCTACTACATTCACAAATACATCTTGGTCGTTCATTTGCACATTGCCATGACGATGCAAGACTGCCAAAAGCATCGATAAACGATTTTGATCTAGCCCCACTGCAATTCGTCTAGGATTCGACATTTGGGAATAATCAACCAGCGCTTGAATTTCAACAAGTAGCGGTCGCGTCCCCTCCCAGATAACCATCACACTTGACCCTGGCGTTTCATTCTCACCGCGACTGAGAAAAATAGCCGAAGGATTGCTCACTTCCTTTAATCCTTTCTCAGTCATCGCAAAAACGCCCAACTCATTTACTGCGCCAAAACGGTTTTTGTGACTGCGCAATGTGCGATAACGCCCGTCACTTTCTCCCTCTAGCATCATTGAACTATCAATACAGTGCTCAAGCACTTTAGGGCCCGCGAGATTGCCATCTTTTGTGACATGACCCACAATAAACATGGCAATGTGATTTTGCTTTGCAAAACGCGTCAAATACGCAGCACTCTCTCTCACTTGAGAAACACTGCCAGGTGCCGACTGTACGTCAGAGACATGCATAACCTGAATGGAGTCAATAACCATAATCTTAGGCTTTTGGGTAAGCGCCAAATCACAAATGGTCTCGACATTGGTTTCAGCAAGCATCATTAACTTGTCATCAGGTAGGTTCAGACGCTTTGCGCGCATTGCAACTTGCTGCAACGACTCTTCACCAGTGACATAAAGTGCCTTTTCTACTTTTGCCATCTGACACATGACTTGTAAGAGCAGTGTACTTTTCCCTGCTCCCGGCGAGCCGCCTATCAACATTGCTGCGCCAGGCACAATACCACCACCAAGTACTCTATCGAGTTCTTTAAACGTAGAGCTAAATCGAGGCAATGACTCAAGGTCAATGGCATTCAAAGTCTCAATTTTTGCAGCAGTTTGCCCAGCATAACCGGACGACGATTGACGCGTAGATGCTTTGGCACTGGCTACAACAAACTCACTTATTGTATTCCATGCTTTACATTCTGAGCACTGCCCCTGCCAGCGTGGAAACTCTGCGCCACAGTCGGAACATACATAAGCGGTTTTACGTTTTGCCATATTGCTATTTTATCCGTCACATAAAAGGAGTATTCTATCACCAACATCAACAATATAAGTACACCCCGCAAGACCTTTTTACACGGTAGAGGATCGTTAACTGTCTACACATCATATCATGCCAATATTTGGGCTACATTGTTACAGACAGCCGTGGATTTCAGGGACAACAAGGTCTAAAGGCTTCATATTAATGAGTTTGGCTGAATTGCCGATAACAACTAAAATAATGATACTTAAAGACAAAGTTGCGCATTCATGAGTCAAGATTTAAAGCAATATGCTGACATAATAGACCAGCTAAAGCCTATGGTTAATGAACCTGAGTTCAACCAAGTATTGCTTCAGATCGCGTCTGACGTTCCCAAAGAAAAACGCTTTCTTATCAAGATGGAAGTAAAGCGCTTGGCAAAGCCTTGCTTGCGCACCATCGATTTACGCGGCCACGTTGACGGCAAGTGTAACAAATATGTTCATGAAGGCCGCACTCACTACATGGATGAGATAGCGGTTGATAAGTTTGAAGAGCAATTGCGCGTTTTCGGAAGGTATACCTATGGCGTATACGAAGCCGTCCAAAACACCGAAAACAACTTCCGTTTAATGCGCGAGAAAGAGTTAGCGCAGGAACGCGCAGACAAAGAGAGCCCGCAAATAAAGAAGCGGTCTGCGGTGTTAGAACAATTCAAGGTTCCCACAGTTAACTTATTAGATTACCAACAGCGTAACGCCGAAAGGATGAACTTTGCTGTCGCGGTAGAAATCTTCGATAAGTCAGGGCAATCGGTCAGAGGACTAAGCGTCGACATTTCACTGAAAGGTCTTCAGGTCAAACTTTCTAAAGACACCTTTTTTCGCCAAGACGAAACACTCTTTATTTACTTTAGAGGGCTAGAAAGTGAGTTTGCGTTAGACAAAAAAAATGGTATTGCTTATAAACTCGTAAAAGTTAGCACAAAGAATGACGTCAATTACCTAGCGCTGCAACGGGATGCTGATTATCCAAATACCGCTTTTGATAAGTTTCTAGATAACTTTATTACCGGCAACAAACGCCGCTATAAAGTAAATATGACCAATACCTTAGACGCCATAAAAAGTAAAATTTGCGAACAGTACTTTTCACCTCGTAGCCCAACGCTCCCCGTTTTTATTGATGTGATTAACTCTACCATGGTACCGCGCTATGCAATGATGAACGAAGTGAATAGGGAAACCATTCATTATTGGCAAGATGAAGAAGATGTCTGCCGATTAAATTTTTTGCTAACGCAAGAGCGGCTAACGCGTTTAGTCAATAAGCCTGAAGATGCAAGAGAGATTTTTGTATTTAGCTTTACGCACCTACAAAATGATAAGGTCTATTTCTATTCAGCGTCTTACGAAGAGTTACTTCAAAAAGAAATTC
The DNA window shown above is from Alteromonas sp. KC3 and carries:
- the ettA gene encoding energy-dependent translational throttle protein EttA, which encodes MAQYVYSMHRVGKIVPPNRHILKNISLSFFPGAKIGVLGLNGAGKSTLLRIMAGIDTDIEGEARPQPGLKVGYLPQEPQLDESKDVRGNIEEAVADVKHALTRLDEVYAAYADPDADFDALAKEQGELEAIIQSKDGHNLDNALERAADALRLPPWDADVSKLSGGERRRVALCRLLLEKPEMLLLDEPTNHLDAESVAWLERFLHDYEGTVVAITHDRYFLDNVAGWILELDRGEGIPWEGNYSSWLEQKENRLQQEERAETARMKSMKQELEWVRSNPKGRHAKSKARMARFEELSTSDYQKRNETNELFIPPGERLGDKVIEVTNLKKSYGDRVLIDDLSFKVPKGAIVGIVGPNGAGKSTLFRMLTGAEQPDSGNIDLGETVHIAAVEQFRDHMNENNTVWKEISDDQDIIRIGNFEINSRAYCSRFNFKGTDQQKFIKDLSGGERNRVHLAKLLKAGGNVLLLDEPTNDLDVETLRALENALLEFPGCAMVISHDRWFLDRVATHIMDYRDEGNINFFEGNYSDYESWLKQEFGQDVVEPHRLKYKRMAK
- a CDS encoding PilZ domain-containing protein yields the protein MTDKRQFQRVSLDVNGILSHSNTDIEVMVSDVSLQGIKLQAMESALAHLPFDSHEPYIAKFQANDDSPLITLYISQLYRHSDSRKDMVSLGCKVERMDVDSVSALRRLIALNSADMDIEEKDLNALVNAVYQTPR
- the radA gene encoding DNA repair protein RadA, with the translated sequence MAKRKTAYVCSDCGAEFPRWQGQCSECKAWNTISEFVVASAKASTRQSSSGYAGQTAAKIETLNAIDLESLPRFSSTFKELDRVLGGGIVPGAAMLIGGSPGAGKSTLLLQVMCQMAKVEKALYVTGEESLQQVAMRAKRLNLPDDKLMMLAETNVETICDLALTQKPKIMVIDSIQVMHVSDVQSAPGSVSQVRESAAYLTRFAKQNHIAMFIVGHVTKDGNLAGPKVLEHCIDSSMMLEGESDGRYRTLRSHKNRFGAVNELGVFAMTEKGLKEVSNPSAIFLSRGENETPGSSVMVIWEGTRPLLVEIQALVDYSQMSNPRRIAVGLDQNRLSMLLAVLHRHGNVQMNDQDVFVNVVGGVRVSETSADLALLLAMISSFRNRALPRDLIVFGEVGLAGEIRPVPNGTERIIEAAKHGFKRAIVPKANAPKQPINGMKIVPVSRLSEALDALE